Genomic window (Pyrus communis chromosome 13, drPyrComm1.1, whole genome shotgun sequence):
ACAAATAATATTCAAATGTCACAATACAAGCTAAGATGAACTAAATTATTTCTCTAAAATTATTTGGGACAATACTTTAGTTTTTCTTGTTGATGTTACGTCTTTGAGTTTGCAAGTACGTAATACCTCACCACTATGAACAATGTTATATAAAATTTACTTAGCAAGCGAAAGCATCAAAGTGAGCACTACATACATGCATGCACTAGCTTTTAAATATTAGGTGTATTCCACTAATGCAACTTAAAAATTTTCATGCTCCACTACTAATAATGCAGTTATTTGTATCCATACAACTTTCAATAAGGATAACTGAGTCAAAAAGTAATATTCTTTAAGTACACCTTTATTAAGTCATAACCTTTCTAGAAATATAAAATCGGTTTAGTCCCAAAACTACGACTATATAAACGTCTTACtgtatattattttttagaGACCTATTTGCACGTTTACCACAAGTCTGAGTaggataagaaataaaaaagaaaaggaaactaCTGGTTGCAAGTTACTCCCAGGAACATTAAAAGAACGTAGCAGAAAAAACAGGTTTTAATTTCGTACATATTCTTGTGATGGCTTATAAATATGATAATGGGAATTTTATCAGCATCTCATATTGAAATAGCacttataattattaattacccTTTACGcctgaaaattttaattattgtatCTAACAGAGTtgcttttgaccaaaaaaaaaactatctaaGAGTTACTgatgttgttttcttttaagCAGTCGTCCTTTTTTTCTCTCGCTCACCATGCCGGACATTTGTACTGAAAATAAAGAACCAAAAAATCAATATGTTTAGCAGCATGGTAACATTTGGTTCATCAAacttctaactttgatgctggAAGCATGCTGAAATTTCATCTTTACTTCCAGTTGAGTATTACGTTATACCAAAATGACTTTAGTTGTAGATTAAATATTTAACtatatattaaaaaacaaaaatttctaaTTCATAATCGATTATATCAAATGTTCAAAGAATCACGATTTTGTGTATATTAATTTGTAATCTTTTAATTCAGGAGGAGGTGGATGAGAAGAAACTCTTGTGGCTGGTTTTGTAGTAGAGATGAATATAACTGATGAACAATCATCGACTTCATGTAGTCTTACTCAATATGAGAATTGTCTTAATTAGGCAGACACACCAAAATAAAGAGCAACATTTTCAATGTTATACCGCGCACCTCTTAGTACTCATTCGTAAATTCCACCATGACCATTGATTAATATATAAGAGCTAGTTTTTAAATACTCAATTAGAAACTTAGAATATATATCGACGTAGGGTTTAAGCAAGTAGGTTCAAAGCTTCTGCCTTCTGGGCCCTTAAAGTGTCAATAATGGTGCACTTAGGCGGCTCGTTCTTGGCCTTTGGCTTCCAACTGAATCTTCCATGCATGGAAAACGATAAACATGGACGCTGAGGCCGCACCAACCCCTCTCTCTTGCATAACTATTTTTCTGGAGAAAGAGTAACCCATTGACCATTTGAAGGAGATGCAATTACCAATCCCAATTCCTCAAAACCTCATTTGCCTATTCCTCATATTCTCCGCATTCTTCTTCTCTCCCTCCGTCTCACACCCTCGAATCTCCGAGGCAGGTCGATTCTGTGGACATGGCAAGCATAACTCCAGCGGCAACTTCATTCCAAACTTCGTAAACGTAATGAACTTCATCTCCAACAATGTCAATGCAAAAGGCTGGGGAGAATACATTATTACCTCACCAGCACCAGAAGTGTATGCCCTTGCTCAATGCTATGATGATCTCTCACCAACCGAATGCTCCGCTTGCTTTGCAGTGTCTAGAACAAAGCTCCCCCTCTGCCTTCCCTCCACCTCGGCTCGTATATATCTTGACGGTTGCTTTCTTGGTTATGATGATCATGAGTTTTCTCACCAAGCAGTTGATGACGAGTACAAGAATGTTAACTGTGGTAGCTCGCGAATGGATGCTTCGAAGTCCAGAACAAAGGAGTTTGCTAGAAAGGTGGAGGGTGTGATTCGAAATGTGACAGAATTGGCTGTAAGTCATGGAGGCTTTGGTGTATTTGGGAAGAGAGGAATGGAGAGTGTGTATGCATTGGCTCAGTGCTGGAAGACAATCAATGCAAGCGGGTGCAGAGAGTGCTTGGAAGAAGCCGGGGCTAGCCTCGTCGGATGTGTGCCTGGAGTTGAAGGCAGGGCTATGTTTGCAGGGTGTTTTTTGAGgtattcaaatgagaacttcTTTGGAATTGAAGATGGTTCAAATGACTCTGGTGAGcctaatttcaatatttctttctcttttcaatttcaataatGCTATTTAGACACAAAATCTTAACACCATTAGCAATTCTTTCTAGCATAGGTGGACCTAACCATTCTATGTGAAACTCATTTACATTAGAGAGTGTGTTGGTAATGTTGTCACGAATAGTGTCTAAATATCATTACACTTGGGATATGTCTAAATAAGatatctttttaaaatttgtaagtTACATGGGCTTTGGATCAATGATTCTTCTTCAATATCTTAgtagttcctttttttttttctataaaagtGAGGCAAACTGTAGCTACCATTCTAATTGCCATGGCGAGTTCTTTGCTTGCTCTCTTTGGAGTTTTCATGGCGTACAAGAGATTTTATAAGAGAACTGAAGGTAAACACCTTGAACTTACAGTCCTAATTCAACCtcttatttttagttaattCTTGTTCTACATGTTCTCATTGGATCCTTAAGTTTTTTCTGTTAGTGTACAATAATCCAATTGGGATTTCCATCTCTATACACAAGAACAATTTGAACTTCAAGTACGAAATGCTTGAAAGGGCCACCGATTTCTTTGATGCCTCGAGGAAATTAGGCCAAGGAGGAGCTGGTTCCGTATTTAAGGGAGTTCTTCCAGATGGTAGAACTGTTGCAGTTAAAAGATTGTACTTCAATACGCGCCAATGGGTGGACGAATTCTTCAATGAGGTGAATCTCATCAGTGGAATCCATCACAAGAACCTTGTTAGGCTTCTGGGTTGCAGCATTGAAGGTCCAGAAAGTCTTTTGGTGTATGAATATGTAGCCAACAAAAGCCTTGATCAAGTCCTTTTTGGTGAGTACTCCAACCTAGCTAGTTATCATCTTAATTCATCACTTCATTGTGTATATACATAACATTAATACCAGTTTACTTATTTCGTGCAGGTAACGACACAAGGCAAATTCTAAGTTGGCAACAAAGATTCGATATCATCTGCGGAATTGCTGAGGGACTTGTGTATCTTCATGAAGGTTGTGGAGTAAAAATTATTCACAGAGACATAAAAGCCAGCAACATTCTCCTTGATGAGAATCTTATTCCGAAGATTGCTGATTTTGGACTTGCCCGATGCGTTGGTCCAGATAAATCTCATCTTAGCACAGGAATCGCGGGGACACTGTAAGATTTTAAGAAATCGATACCAGTAATTTTGTTCCCCTTCTGATTTTTATGCATATGTTTTACATACAGAACTTACGAAGtagtttaatttttgttgttgcagGGGATATATGGCTCCTGAATATCTTGTTCGAGGACAACTAACAGATAAAGCTGATGTTTATGCCTTCGGTGTGATGGTTCTTGAGATAGTATGCGGCAAGAAGAACCGCGTTTTCGTAGAGGGTTCAAGTTCGGTTCTCTACTCTGTAAGACTCATCTCCCTTATTTGTTACACTTTGGTACATGTAGTGATATGCTCAATCAAACGACATGATTGCCATCGATTTTATAAGCAAAGTCTCCAACGACGAATTCCAGTATGCATATTTCTCAACACGTAAGTAACATcttatttttttccttatgaCATTAGGTTTGGAAGCAttacaaggaaaaaaatatCACCGAAACTGTTGATTCGACCTTGAAAGGTGGATTCCCCGAGAGAGAGGCATCCGATGTACTTCAGATCGGGCTTATGTGCACACAAGCTTCTCTTGCAGTGAGACCATCTATGGCGGAGGTGGTTCGGATGCTCACTGATGAAAAACACGTTATCCCTTCACCAAAGCAGCCTCCATTTTTGAATGCAAGCATACTCAACTCAGATGCGTCCAAAACTTCTATAAAGTACACTCTGTCACAAACAAGAGAAGGAATAGGGTCCCCAGAGTCCAGTACTTTGCGCGAAGTGTGAATGTTGTATTTAAACAAGTAACATAGACAAAAGATGCTGCAAATTATTGACATTCAATGAAAACTTCGATGGTATGAGAGGAATTTCATTaataacgaaaaaaaaaaaagttacactgAATCAAGAAAAACATAAACCTAACCACAATGCCTTTTCAACCAAAGGGCTGAGGCTGCTTGAATTGAATAAGGCCAACGTAAATTATTGAGAATGTACGTGACGGTAAATCATGTACATTTGCAATCCAATAATCCAAGATTATTCAATTAATATGTAATTTACATGTACAATATTTGATAAGAATGGGACGTCACTTTCCATCCAAGTAACTCCCTAGAAAACAtattttcatgaattcataataGGAGCCCATATACCatgtgtcataatataagtgaaaaaaacaaattaagtcACTTCATTTTTATTGCTATACGTGGTGTAACAGcctcattgaaaaatctctcatcctACCATACTAGATAGTAAAAAGAAGTGAATCTACCCAAAAATGCTAAGTACACCAAATTCGTGCATCAAATAATGTGCCGCTAATCAAATTTGTACtttaattcaaatcaaaatttgatCAAGAATAATGCTAGGCACACCAAATTTGTGCAACTAATAATGTGATACCAaccaaatgaaaaattatacgGTGTAGAATGTGTTACATCATTTGGTGCACAAATTTAGTGCATGAATTTTGTGTGTGTAGCACCACCCTTTGATTATTGTAATTAGAACATATATAGTGTAGAATATATTTCATTTAGTGCACAAATTTAATGTGCAAATTTGATATAGGTAACACTAGCCCAAATTTGATGTGCAAATGTgacaccaataaaaaaaatacgtaACTTACATCTCACTTACCTCTATTAATTGGTCGGTCCAACGGAATATTTGGTGCacgaaattaaaatataaataagagGATAGTTCTCATCACGTGGtccagaaaatatataaaataaaattacaagaaaaaaaaaaaccccaaaataagAGCCAAAACAGTAGTTGTGTTCCCTTGCCTGACCTActatttaatttgaaattttcatcaTATAATTCATATTGAAACAATACAGTGCAGAAGCTATCAAGCGATATTGAATACATGACCAATAAAAATAGATTTTAATATTGACATAACTGCTAACTTTGTtacttgagatttgaaattaatagaagtggtcatTGAGTTTATTCATCATTAATCATTTTGATAATTCTATGAAAAAtctaaatgaaataaaaataaaatgcccAAAACACcctcaatttttatcaaatcattttggccaattgtttattaaattgagagtatttttattttggtccttattcaataaaatttttatggaatgaccaaaatgattgatggtggataaACTCAGgaaccacttttattgaattcaaATATCAGGGACCAAATTGAAAAGTTATGCCAATTTCAGGAACCATTTTGGCGAAAAAAGTCTTAAAAGAATTACTAGATTGTTGGCTCGTAAACAATAAAGTATGAGATCGTTTCAATATCTAActgcataaaaataaatagtcgGACACGACGAAAATATTACAAACCGTTTATCTATTTGTTACAATTAATTGACTAAATGACCTTATTTCCAATTGAGTTTTCTAAATACGGATATTGcagaatgatttataatataaacgatTCCTTTTATAAACATGAAATTCCGCAATTCGGTCACaaaatattttaagaaaaaactCCTTAAtcttataccatctccaaccgaaggctggtcaaatggctcgttttagccatctagccctccaagaaataaatattttaatgaacaatgcatGATCATATTCcttatcatctccaaccgaggccaaagggtcatagggctcgttttagccctgtcacaaaaaaccgtctctaaTCGAGGACCAAAGAGCTATAGTATGGAatgtgaaaaattgaaataaaatgaggtaagatagtatgtaggaaaaaattagaaataaaaaaaaactgttggGCATATAAACAAAAAGTGGGATGGGACATATAAAAAAATCCTaagccctaaaccctaaagtgGGCTGGGCAatggaaaagaacaaaaaaaataaaataaagggctaggctaatgggaaaaaaaaaaaaattgaaattaggcTAGCCAGCAGGCTGGCTGAAAGTGGCCAGTCGTTTGGCCTTTTGGCCATTtcagattccgtggggcccacgaaccctctggcctagccttcggttggagatggttttcagACGTTTTTCGGCCCTTTGGCCCTATGGATCATTCGGTTGGGAATGACCTTAAAGCAATTCCACTTGTAAAAAAATGCGCCAGTACCCAGCCCATTTAATCCACTCAATGAACAGTGATAGACCCTAATAAACAGTAATAGGCTAAATACATCTCTGCCCCTAAAAAATAGCctaatcaattttattaaaatattattattttttattataaaataataaaaataataattttatttttaatttctacgAGGAAGCAAGCAAACATTGAGCAACTGTTTTGCTTTCTCATCTACTTTCCATGGCTACAACTGTTTTGCTCTCTTTCTGACGAGCAAGCAAACTCTGGTGACAATGATCACAAAGCAAGACACAATGAAGAAAAACAGAGTCACAAAATCCCTTGCATTCCACTTCCTCACCACCTTTGCTTCGACTCTCAAACTCTTGGCCCTCCTCAGCGCGTCGACCTCTTTCAACAAATCGAACTCCAACCCCTTCTTCTTCAGCTCCTTAATGCACTTTTCTAGTAAGTTCTTATCCTCATTTTCTTTCTCCAACAACTTCTCCAGGTGCCCCTTCGTGTTGCTTTTATACCTTATCGCCCAAATGATCCCCAGCGAGAAGCAGAGAGAGCAGAGTGACGGGATCCGGGACTTGTGACTGTGGGTCCCACGACGAGGAACTAAAGAGAAGGGTGAGAGCCGTGCAgtggaaaaggaagaagatgatgaagaacATTGTGATCTCATTTCGAACCAAGTTGATTTGGGACTCATTAATATTTTGATTTCAGCTTGCTGACGTCATACGGGCCGGTCCATGGCTCTGTCAATTTTGGGATGCCCTGGAGACTAGcttggactgggtgccagcctaTTTGTTGGGTTAGAGTGGACTGGCTGGGTGCCGAGCCAATAATTTGGCTAGGTGTTGGCCTATTTGTTCCCCGATGTAACTGCTCTTAAGGAGCCAAATATTCATCCGTGACAATAGAGCTTGTGTTTTGCATATATATTATTGAACTATTCTAATTAAGAGGTAAATGGGGTGTATTTCGCTCACCAGTCTTAAGTGGTGATAATGTTCGCCACCATATTTATCactgttagatgagtttaacTTTTGAGATATGTGTCTATCCACTACACAAATATGGAAATATAAACTCATCTAACAATGATAAAATTAAATGATGAACATCACCATTACTTAgactatctccaaccgaagggtctagatggccagagggccgaaaatagcccgaagcCGTCTCCAATcaagggctaggccaaagggcccCACTAGACAAAAAAGGCCAAAAGGCCAATCGGTTGGCCCAACTCAGCCAGCCAGCTAGCCTTGGGCTGGCCAGAATTTTCATTATTCATGTCAGTTATATCTGACAACATTGTACTTATTCTTGTCGATTATAGCCGACAAGAATGGTAggcctttttaatttttattttttacaaatttttaaatttttttatttaattctttttttttccctataacttcctaagccattatataacattaaattaaattaagtaacataaaacaacattaaacaatatgtaACAACATTaaacttaaataataaattatgtttggccctatgaccctcggttggagacggattTTTGTGACAGAACTAAAATGAGCCTTATAGTCCTTGATTGAAGAGGGAGGCAAATATGATCATATattgttaattaaaatattaatatcttggaaggCCAGATGGCTAAAACGAACCCTCTAACCCTCGttcggttgaagatggtcttaaagatgttgagcaaaaatatttctgaGGTAAAGGGCAGATTCGAATTGGGCACGAACACTCATCAATTGGCAGTAATGTTGAGTCCGCTtggagaaaaaagaaattggGCCTTAAAACCGATGGACTAAAAATTGAGCCCAGCCTTGAAACCAAAGCAAAAATTTGGCGCATATCTGAAAatatcattttctgggaaattcgAGTGGTTGACGGAGATTGGGAATCTCAGAGACTCGGCAACGAAGACTTGTAGctttaccaaaacaaaaataccaTCGAAGCGACTACCAGCGTTGTCGTCTTGGAGGCCCGCAGCTGCAGCCATGACTTTGAGCTCTGACCCTCCGGCCCCTCTGCCTTTAGAGTGGAAATTCTCTCAGGTCTTCGGCGAAAGAGCTCCCGGAGACGACCTTCACGATGGTTATACTCTCTCTCTATGTATGTTTGTATGTGTCTAGGTATgtatatacgtatgtatgtTGTGTTATA
Coding sequences:
- the LOC137711958 gene encoding cysteine-rich receptor-like protein kinase 1 → MQLPIPIPQNLICLFLIFSAFFFSPSVSHPRISEAGRFCGHGKHNSSGNFIPNFVNVMNFISNNVNAKGWGEYIITSPAPEVYALAQCYDDLSPTECSACFAVSRTKLPLCLPSTSARIYLDGCFLGYDDHEFSHQAVDDEYKNVNCGSSRMDASKSRTKEFARKVEGVIRNVTELAVSHGGFGVFGKRGMESVYALAQCWKTINASGCRECLEEAGASLVGCVPGVEGRAMFAGCFLRYSNENFFGIEDGSNDSVRQTVATILIAMASSLLALFGVFMAYKRFYKRTEVYNNPIGISISIHKNNLNFKYEMLERATDFFDASRKLGQGGAGSVFKGVLPDGRTVAVKRLYFNTRQWVDEFFNEVNLISGIHHKNLVRLLGCSIEGPESLLVYEYVANKSLDQVLFGNDTRQILSWQQRFDIICGIAEGLVYLHEGCGVKIIHRDIKASNILLDENLIPKIADFGLARCVGPDKSHLSTGIAGTLGYMAPEYLVRGQLTDKADVYAFGVMVLEIVCGKKNRVFVEGSSSVLYSVWKHYKEKNITETVDSTLKGGFPEREASDVLQIGLMCTQASLAVRPSMAEVVRMLTDEKHVIPSPKQPPFLNASILNSDASKTSIKYTLSQTREGIGSPESSTLREV